Proteins from a genomic interval of Amycolatopsis sp. cg13:
- a CDS encoding GNAT family N-acetyltransferase, with product MLTGKLVRLRAVEPSDAESIYRWIHDPAVGQYMTGDYPRSLAQLRKRGEDRPVNTYENVVLGIESIEAGKLIGVVDLRDARPEIGRAELDIYIGETDHWDGGYGTEALKLMCRYGFNVMRLHLIALWVVAENERARHVYRKVGFVEDGRHRECHRGPDGQYHDMYLMSLLEPELND from the coding sequence ATGCTCACGGGGAAGCTAGTGCGACTGCGGGCGGTCGAACCGTCGGACGCCGAATCGATCTACCGGTGGATTCACGACCCCGCGGTCGGCCAGTACATGACCGGTGATTACCCGCGTTCGCTCGCCCAGTTGCGCAAGCGGGGCGAGGACCGCCCGGTGAACACCTACGAGAATGTCGTGCTCGGCATCGAATCGATCGAGGCGGGCAAGCTGATCGGCGTCGTCGACCTGCGGGACGCGCGCCCAGAGATCGGCCGCGCCGAGCTGGACATCTACATCGGCGAGACCGACCACTGGGACGGCGGATACGGCACTGAGGCGCTGAAACTCATGTGCCGGTACGGATTCAACGTGATGCGGCTGCACCTGATCGCGCTCTGGGTGGTTGCCGAGAACGAGCGCGCGCGGCACGTCTACCGCAAGGTCGGGTTCGTGGAGGACGGCAGGCACCGCGAATGCCATCGCGGGCCTGACGGCCAGTACCACGACATGTACCTGATGAGCCTGCTCGAGCCGGAGCTCAACGACTGA
- a CDS encoding nitroreductase family deazaflavin-dependent oxidoreductase: protein MVLPERLARFNRVVTNRVTKPFADKLPGFGVVVHRGRKSDREFRTPLNIFRTDDGFVVALTYGPDADWVRNVRAAGEAEVITRGHKYRVRDPELVHDESRRPMPPGVRQFLGLVGVTDFLVLKRE from the coding sequence ATGGTCCTGCCCGAACGTCTCGCCCGGTTCAACCGCGTGGTCACCAACCGGGTCACGAAACCCTTCGCCGACAAGCTGCCCGGATTCGGGGTGGTCGTGCACCGCGGACGCAAGTCCGACCGCGAGTTCCGCACCCCGCTGAACATCTTCCGCACGGACGACGGATTCGTCGTCGCGCTCACCTACGGGCCCGACGCCGATTGGGTCCGCAACGTCCGTGCCGCGGGCGAGGCGGAGGTGATCACGCGCGGCCATAAATACCGCGTGCGTGATCCTGAACTCGTGCATGATGAATCGCGCCGGCCGATGCCGCCCGGGGTGCGGCAGTTCCTCGGACTGGTCGGCGTCACGGATTTCCTTGTGCTTAAACGAGAATAA